Sequence from the Christiangramia fulva genome:
TTAGAGTGGAAGTAAATCATTAAACTATGAAATCTACTGCCTCTATTACTCTTAGAAAAAAAGCAAATAAAAATGGCCTTTATCCCCTAGCTATCAGGATCACAAAATTTAGAAGATCGGCATATCTATACATTGGGCATTATATTGATTTAAAATACTGGGATGAGGCCAAATGTTTGGTAAAAAAAAGCCATCCATATGCAACACGGTTAAATAGTCTATTGCTAATTAAATTAGCAGAGACTAATAAATTTCTTCTTGAATTGCAATCCGAAGGAAAGGATTACTCTGCTAATCAGATTAAAAAAGAAATTACTTATAAAAATGGTAACAGTAATTTTTTCGATGTTGCAGATGCACATCTGAATGAACTTAAAATCAATAGTAAATTTGGAAGACATTCTGTAGATAAAGCAGTTATTGGACATATAAGGCGGTTTCATAAATCAAACCTGTTATCCTTCCAGGATTTGGATGAAAATCTCCTTAAAAAATATATGGCCTACCTAAGGAATACTCCAAAGATTTCAGAACGGACCATTGCTAACCATTTGGTGCTCATTCGGCTTTTATTTAACAAGGCTATCCGAAAGGGCATGGTTGATCGCAAATTCTATCCTTTTGGCAGAGATAAGATAAAAATAAAATTTCCTGAAGCAGGGAAGATTGGATTAACCCGGGAGGAGATAAAAAAAATAGAGAAAATGGAAGACCTTACAAAGGAAGAGCATCATGCTCGAAATGTTTGGCTTTTTAGTTTTTATCTTGCCGGAATCCGCATAGCAGATGTTTTGAAAGTCCGCTGGAGTGATATTTATGATAATAGGATTCATTATACAATGAACAAAAATTCTAAACTAGTCTCACTACAGCTACCCGATAAAGTTCATGGGATTTTAAAAGATTACATAAAAGATAAGAGAGATGAAAATGATTATATTTTTCCAGAATTAAAAGTGGTAAGCTCTAAGGATAAGAAGAAACTATTTGACAAGTCTAAACGGGCAAATAGAAATATCAATGCTCACTTAACCAATATTGCCTCAAGAGCTGGGATTAATAAAAAGTTAAGTATGCATATTGCCCGTCACAGTTTTGGCCATATTGCGGGGGATAAGATTCCAATCCAAATGCTTCAAAAATTATACAGACATTCCTCAGTTACCACCACTATGATGTATCAGTCTTATTTTATAAATAATGAAACAGATAAAGCATTAAATAGTATTGTTGATTTTTGATTCTGAACATTTCGAATATCTAGCTTTCTCAGGATTTTTTTAATTTAAAATAAAACCACATTTAAGGGACGCTAAGATTTATTCAGATTAAAAAATATTTCCCGTTTTATGTAAAACGGCAAAAAAATTGTATCTCCTTTATTTTCCTTTAAATTCCTTTCTTTGTAATAACTTTCCGATTAAAATAAAATGAAAAAGACCATTCTTATTATTGACGATGAAAAGGATATTCTTAATATGCTTTCCAGAATTATTGAACTTGAAGGATACAATGTCTTCAAAGCACCGACAGGTAAGGAGGCTATAAAATTATTCAAAAAGGAAAGAATTCATGTAGTGATTACCGATGTTAAATTACCCGATATTTCAGGGATTGAATTGGTAAATACGTTTAAAGAGATCAATAAGGCAGCAGAGATCATTTGTCTTACTGCGTATGGCAAGATTGAAGATGGGGTAAAGGCCATAAAACAGGGAGCCTTTGACTATCTGGTAAAGGGAGATGATAATAAGAAAATCCTGCCACTTCTAAGCAAGGCCTATGATAAAGCCGAATTACAGTACAAAATTTTACGACTTAAATCTCAAATTTCCGAACAATTTGGTTTTAATAGAATCATAGGTAGCTCCAAACCTTTAAAAAATGCCATTGAAATGGCAAAAAGGGTAGCTCCAATGGACACCACAGTTCTAATATTAGGTCCAACCGGGTCTGGTAAAGAGGTGTTTTCAAGAGCAATCCATTCTGAAAGTAATAGAGCAACAGAAAGTTTTTTAGCCATTAATTGCAGTGCTCTTGGGAAGGATCTTCTTGAAAGTGAACTTTTTGGCCATAAAGCGGGGGCTTTTACCGGAGCTATTAAAGATAAACCAGGCCTGTTTGAAGAGGCTCATTTAGGAACCATATTACTAGATGAAATTGGTGAAATGGATCTTGAACTTCAGGCGAAGCTTTTGCGTTTTCTTGAGGAAGGAACCTTTATTCCGCTTGGAGAATCGCGGGAGAAAAAAGTAGATGTTAGAGTGATATCTGCGACGAATAAGAATCTTCAAAAAGCAGTAGAAGAGGGAGCTTTTAGAGAAGATCTTTATTATCGCCTTTCAGTCTTTACTATTGATTTACCAGGCCTGGATCAACGAAAAAAAGATATTCCAGCTTTAGCCAATTACTTTGTTAAAAATATTAGCCTAAAAGCTAATAAAAATATTAAAACAGTCTCCAAGGACTTTATTCAGGCCCTTCAAGAGCATCATTGGAAGGGAAATATTAGGGAATTGCGAAATATTATTGAACGCTCCATCATTCTAGCTAATGAGGAAAAACTTACCGCTGATTTGCTTCCATTTGATTTTCTTTTAAACAGCAATCCTGGACTTTCTACTGGTCTCTATAAATTAAAGGATGTTGAAAAAGAACATATTCGGAATCTCCTAAAATACACGAAAGGAAATAAAACAAAAACTGCAGAACTTTTAGATATTGGTCTTACTACTCTTTACAATAAGGTTAAAGAATATGAGCTAGAATAATAAGTCTTCACTTTCTGCAAAGACCCTTCAATTTCTGAAGGGTTTTTTTTTAAAAGATTTTAATTGGTAATTTTTTTATTCTGAAGAACAGTCGGTTGGAGGTGACTAAGGTTTGTTGGTACGGAGGTTGACATAAGGTTTGAAGAATTTTTTATGGGATAAGATTTAATCAATTCCTTTTTCCTGAGCTATGTATTTTATCCCAAATCTTTCTTTTTAAACCAATCATGTTTTAAGGTAAAAAAAGAAAGTGCCTAAAATCCTTTTTACCAGTACTGAGAATGTTGCGAAGTATAATTAGACAAATTGCAAGCCTCCAAATATTACTTGGAATCGTAATGATTATCCCGGGAATCGTTTCTGTTATATATAGAGAATGGTACTCTCTCCTGGGATTTGTAATTTCTGGTCTTATAGTTAGTGGTATAGGTTTTCTAATATATAAAAGTCTTAAAGGTGCACCTGATCCTGCACATAAGGAATCTCTGATAATTGCAGCACTAGGTTGGCTTATGATCATCATTTTAGGCGGAGTACCCTATTTTATTATTGCTCATATAACACCCTTAAATGTGATGCAATCTTTCGTGCCTTTGGGAGAGACTTATGTTTCAAGTTTAATGAATTTCAGAAATCCTTTACATTGTATTTTTGAGAGTACCAGTGCCTTTACCACTACAGGTTTAACTATGGCATACCATGAGCCTTCAGTGGGGTATTCCGTATTATTTTATAGATCTTTTTCTCAATGGGTGGGTGGTGCAGGCTTTATTGTCATGGCATTGGCTATTTTCAAGCAAATCCCAGGGCAATCTGCTGTTTTATTATATGGTTCTGAAGCTAGCGGAACAAAAGTTCGAAGTAATGTCATCCAAACCGCCAGGGCAATTTGGAAGGTTTACCTCCTGGTAACTGCGTTTTCTTTCCTGTTTATTTTTATAGGAACTTATTTTATTTTACCAGATTATCCTTTGGGAAGGAATATTTTTGATGCTGTTAATCACTCGATGGCTGGCCAATCCACTGGCGGTTTCAGCGTATTGGATGATAGCATTGCTGGTTACCATTCAGCAAAAATGGATGCCTTATTTATTCTCCCAATGCTACTTGGAGGGATGTCTATTCCTTTTTTATTCAGAATTATCTTTTTGAAAGATTTTAAAGAGTTCTGGTATGATATACAAACGCGGGCTATCCTTTTGGCAAGTATTCTTGGAAGTGTTGTACTCTCTCTTTTTTTAATTGGCTCGGGTGGAGTTGTTTCGCCCTGGCGAGAAGGCATCTTTCAGTTTATAAGCGCTTTGACCACGACTGGCTGGCAAACTTCTGCCATTGGCTCCTGGGATGATGCTCCTGTGCTTTTTATTGTGGTCACTGCAATGGTGGTAGGTGGTGCCGCCGGTGCTACGGTTGGCGGAATTAAAATTATAAGGGCTCTATTACTTCAAAAGGGATTGAGATGGCATATCAATAAAATCTTTTTAAGTAAGAACACTGTAAAAACAATAAAATTCAACGGCAAATTACTCTTACCTAATGAAATGAACAGAGAGCTTGCCAAAACAGGTATGTTCGTTTTGATGTACCTTTTGTTTGTCTTCATTTCTACTATAGTCACTCTTTACTTAATGAAAGGAGATTTTGGGCTTGCAGATGCCCTTTTTGAATCTGCGTCGGCTCAGGGAACAGTTGGACTCTCCTCGGGGATTACAGATCCGTCAATGTCCAGTGGTTTGGAATTGGTATATATTTTTCAAATGTGGAGCGGGAGAATAGAAATTATTCCCATTTTAGTCGTAATACGGTTGTTTTTATACGGAATGAAACCTAGAAAAATTTAGAAAGTATGAATATAATAATAATTGGTTCTGGCAGAACCGGAAAGCATGTTATAGAATCTGCGATCCAGGATAAGAATGAAGTTTGTGTAATTGAAAAAAATAAGGAAAGGGCTAATCAAATTGCTTCAACCTATGATTGTGTAGTAATTCATGGAGATGCCACTCATTTAAATGTTTTAAATGAAGCGAACGAAGTACAGGCAGATGCCATTATTGTTACCACTGACGATGATGCTGTAAATGCCCTGGTTATCTTACTGGCAAAACAACTAAAGATCAAAAGGCTGGTGAGCTCTGTGAACAACGATGATCTTTTACCCGTTTTCGAGCAACTCGGGATAGATACAGTAGAAAGCCCTTACAGACTTAATGGTAAATACCTTTACCGAGCAGTTCAAGGTCCCGGGGTGAAAGAATTCCTTGACCTGGGGGATGGCTTTGAGCTTTTGGAAATGCTGATTGAAAAAGGCTCGCAAATAGAAAATATGTACATCAAAGATATGATGAACGAAAAAATTCTTCCAGCAGATACACGGGTAGTTTTGATAAAACGTAACAACAGGATTTTGGTGCCGGAAGGAGATACTAAAGTTGTTCAAAACGACCTCCTTGTATTATTGTCAAGAAAAGATGATGTTGAGGCCGTAAGTAAGATATTCAAATAGACACCATAATCCTTTCAGATAGTAAAAAGCCCTTCAATATTTGAAGGGTTTTTTTAATGGAGTGAATTTGTCTTAAAAATAATATCGATTTATAAATAACTATATATCAGATTTTTAAAATTTAATAGTGACTTTTTTTTCCAAATGGTATCGGTTTTGGCTTTGGACCTATAAAATCTGAAAAGTTAAAATGAAATCGAACACTGCGATGAAACCCGTAGAGAAAATTATCAGGAAAAAAAGCTTTATTCCTGTTTTGTCTGGCAGGTACTCATTCTTTATTAAATGTAATCCAAAATTAATTAAACCATGGAATTTCTATTAGGCTTGGCCATGTTGATACTCTGTATCGTTGGCTTTATCATTTTATTCAAATCTATCGATTGGTTTGATCAACTAATTCAATAACTAACCTTTAAAGTCATGCTAAATCATAAAGATTCAAAAGATCTAATTCTTATCGAGT
This genomic interval carries:
- a CDS encoding site-specific integrase → MKSTASITLRKKANKNGLYPLAIRITKFRRSAYLYIGHYIDLKYWDEAKCLVKKSHPYATRLNSLLLIKLAETNKFLLELQSEGKDYSANQIKKEITYKNGNSNFFDVADAHLNELKINSKFGRHSVDKAVIGHIRRFHKSNLLSFQDLDENLLKKYMAYLRNTPKISERTIANHLVLIRLLFNKAIRKGMVDRKFYPFGRDKIKIKFPEAGKIGLTREEIKKIEKMEDLTKEEHHARNVWLFSFYLAGIRIADVLKVRWSDIYDNRIHYTMNKNSKLVSLQLPDKVHGILKDYIKDKRDENDYIFPELKVVSSKDKKKLFDKSKRANRNINAHLTNIASRAGINKKLSMHIARHSFGHIAGDKIPIQMLQKLYRHSSVTTTMMYQSYFINNETDKALNSIVDF
- a CDS encoding sigma-54-dependent transcriptional regulator, giving the protein MKKTILIIDDEKDILNMLSRIIELEGYNVFKAPTGKEAIKLFKKERIHVVITDVKLPDISGIELVNTFKEINKAAEIICLTAYGKIEDGVKAIKQGAFDYLVKGDDNKKILPLLSKAYDKAELQYKILRLKSQISEQFGFNRIIGSSKPLKNAIEMAKRVAPMDTTVLILGPTGSGKEVFSRAIHSESNRATESFLAINCSALGKDLLESELFGHKAGAFTGAIKDKPGLFEEAHLGTILLDEIGEMDLELQAKLLRFLEEGTFIPLGESREKKVDVRVISATNKNLQKAVEEGAFREDLYYRLSVFTIDLPGLDQRKKDIPALANYFVKNISLKANKNIKTVSKDFIQALQEHHWKGNIRELRNIIERSIILANEEKLTADLLPFDFLLNSNPGLSTGLYKLKDVEKEHIRNLLKYTKGNKTKTAELLDIGLTTLYNKVKEYELE
- a CDS encoding TrkH family potassium uptake protein, with amino-acid sequence MLRSIIRQIASLQILLGIVMIIPGIVSVIYREWYSLLGFVISGLIVSGIGFLIYKSLKGAPDPAHKESLIIAALGWLMIIILGGVPYFIIAHITPLNVMQSFVPLGETYVSSLMNFRNPLHCIFESTSAFTTTGLTMAYHEPSVGYSVLFYRSFSQWVGGAGFIVMALAIFKQIPGQSAVLLYGSEASGTKVRSNVIQTARAIWKVYLLVTAFSFLFIFIGTYFILPDYPLGRNIFDAVNHSMAGQSTGGFSVLDDSIAGYHSAKMDALFILPMLLGGMSIPFLFRIIFLKDFKEFWYDIQTRAILLASILGSVVLSLFLIGSGGVVSPWREGIFQFISALTTTGWQTSAIGSWDDAPVLFIVVTAMVVGGAAGATVGGIKIIRALLLQKGLRWHINKIFLSKNTVKTIKFNGKLLLPNEMNRELAKTGMFVLMYLLFVFISTIVTLYLMKGDFGLADALFESASAQGTVGLSSGITDPSMSSGLELVYIFQMWSGRIEIIPILVVIRLFLYGMKPRKI
- a CDS encoding potassium channel family protein → MNIIIIGSGRTGKHVIESAIQDKNEVCVIEKNKERANQIASTYDCVVIHGDATHLNVLNEANEVQADAIIVTTDDDAVNALVILLAKQLKIKRLVSSVNNDDLLPVFEQLGIDTVESPYRLNGKYLYRAVQGPGVKEFLDLGDGFELLEMLIEKGSQIENMYIKDMMNEKILPADTRVVLIKRNNRILVPEGDTKVVQNDLLVLLSRKDDVEAVSKIFK